The following are encoded in a window of Sinomonas cyclohexanicum genomic DNA:
- a CDS encoding oxidoreductase: MTIEDTTAAPSAAAPISALFTSFDLGTLHVPNRFVMAPMTREFSPEGTVTDDVVGYYARRAAAGVGLLITEGVYVSEDSGPSTRVPRLFGDAQLAAWTRLVAEVHAAGGRIVPQLWHLGAARGDHAEFNPELPSLSPSGIAPNGSARGRAATIEELARIRDDFARAAAAAKDAGFDGVELHGAHGYLLDQFLWAGTNKREDQYGGSLEARLRFPSEVAAAVRAAVGPDFPVIFRFSQWKSGDYGARIAETPDELGTILRTLAEAGVSAFHPSTRRHWEPAFPDLPDSEHARLGLAGWTKRLSGLPVITVGSVGLDNEFEVTWQDGGRSEVRGLDALLEQFGRGEFDLVAVGRVLLSDPAWVAKVRDGRTGEIRPFSAEDRLSLS, from the coding sequence ATGACCATTGAGGACACCACCGCAGCCCCCTCCGCGGCCGCGCCCATCTCGGCCCTGTTCACCTCGTTCGACCTCGGGACCCTGCACGTGCCCAACCGGTTCGTTATGGCGCCGATGACCCGGGAGTTTTCGCCGGAGGGCACGGTGACAGACGACGTCGTGGGGTACTACGCGCGCCGCGCCGCGGCCGGCGTCGGGCTCCTCATCACGGAGGGCGTGTACGTGTCCGAGGACTCGGGCCCGAGCACCCGGGTGCCGCGCCTCTTCGGCGACGCGCAGCTGGCCGCGTGGACGCGCCTTGTGGCGGAGGTCCACGCCGCCGGCGGCCGGATCGTCCCGCAGCTGTGGCACCTCGGCGCGGCCCGCGGCGACCACGCCGAGTTCAATCCGGAGCTGCCGAGCCTGAGCCCGTCCGGGATCGCCCCCAACGGCAGCGCCCGCGGCCGCGCCGCGACCATCGAGGAGCTCGCGCGCATCCGGGACGACTTCGCCCGCGCCGCTGCTGCGGCGAAGGACGCCGGGTTCGACGGCGTCGAGCTGCACGGCGCCCACGGCTACCTGCTCGACCAGTTCCTCTGGGCCGGCACCAACAAGCGCGAGGACCAGTACGGCGGCTCCCTCGAGGCGCGCCTGCGCTTCCCCTCCGAGGTCGCGGCGGCAGTCCGCGCCGCCGTCGGGCCCGACTTCCCCGTGATCTTCCGCTTCTCCCAGTGGAAGTCCGGCGACTACGGCGCCCGCATCGCCGAGACGCCCGACGAGCTGGGCACGATCCTGCGGACCCTCGCCGAGGCTGGGGTCTCCGCGTTCCACCCCTCGACCCGGCGCCACTGGGAGCCCGCGTTCCCCGACCTTCCCGACTCCGAGCACGCGCGGCTCGGCCTGGCCGGCTGGACCAAGCGGCTCTCCGGCCTGCCGGTCATCACGGTGGGCTCCGTGGGCCTCGACAACGAGTTCGAGGTGACGTGGCAGGACGGCGGCCGCTCCGAGGTGCGCGGCCTGGACGCGCTCCTGGAGCAGTTCGGGCGCGGCGAGTTCGACCTCGTCGCCGTGGGCCGCGTGCTCCTCTCGGACCCGGCCTGGGTGGCGAAGGTCCGCGACGGCCGCACCGGCGAGATCCGACCGTTCAGCGCGGAGGACCGGCTGAGCCTCTCCTGA
- a CDS encoding cell division protein PerM: MKLRADQSGLRGLPMPLWLQGVVEAIQAILISAVLTLVTVFGVWATGGLGTWPVEEVARLAGKVWLLAHGVPLQLSLASVTAEGAAQSVAGTLSFVPLGLTLIPVLLAWRAGRRLARASYADTLWQGLAGAAGAYAAFSFATAFVCRTPEIGVGMVGATLIPLLPVGIGLVAGARREAGSWARLIGVDAVDWIARTGQYSRWAGSYAWAVLRAGFVAVVGALGLSAALLAVDLFGHWAEAVTVYEGVGADAVGGAAMTLGQLGYLPHLVVWTLGWASGAGVTLGTGSTAGALATAVGPLPPVPVLAAIPTGPLVFGPAALVVPVLAGLLAGWWFVREGEDHFDEWLSIKVRARWFSAPVSAIVLGALVGMVAGALAGVLAWLTSGSVGVGRFTELGVNPLWMAAWVGAEAAVGACLGYAVGPWLERSRSTEAAQRDRVA; the protein is encoded by the coding sequence ATGAAACTCCGCGCCGACCAGTCTGGGCTCCGCGGGCTCCCCATGCCGCTCTGGCTCCAGGGAGTCGTGGAGGCGATCCAGGCGATCCTGATCTCCGCCGTCCTCACGCTCGTGACGGTGTTCGGGGTGTGGGCGACCGGTGGCCTCGGGACGTGGCCCGTGGAGGAGGTGGCCCGGCTCGCGGGCAAGGTGTGGCTCCTCGCGCACGGAGTACCGCTCCAGCTCAGCCTCGCCTCAGTCACGGCGGAGGGCGCCGCCCAGTCCGTGGCGGGCACACTTTCCTTCGTCCCGCTCGGGCTCACACTCATCCCGGTGCTCCTCGCCTGGCGCGCCGGGCGGCGTCTGGCCCGAGCGTCCTACGCCGACACCCTGTGGCAGGGCCTTGCCGGCGCGGCCGGGGCCTACGCGGCGTTCTCGTTCGCGACCGCGTTCGTGTGCCGCACGCCGGAGATCGGCGTGGGCATGGTGGGCGCGACCCTCATCCCGCTCCTGCCCGTGGGCATCGGGCTCGTGGCTGGCGCGCGGCGCGAGGCCGGCTCGTGGGCCAGACTCATCGGCGTGGACGCCGTCGACTGGATCGCACGGACCGGCCAATACTCGCGGTGGGCCGGCAGCTACGCGTGGGCCGTGCTCCGCGCCGGATTCGTCGCGGTCGTGGGTGCGCTCGGCCTGTCTGCGGCGCTGCTCGCCGTCGACCTGTTCGGACACTGGGCCGAGGCCGTCACGGTCTACGAGGGGGTGGGTGCGGATGCCGTCGGTGGGGCCGCCATGACCCTCGGGCAGCTCGGCTACCTCCCGCACCTCGTGGTGTGGACCCTGGGGTGGGCCTCCGGGGCGGGTGTGACGCTCGGGACGGGCTCGACCGCCGGGGCGCTCGCCACGGCCGTGGGCCCCCTGCCCCCCGTGCCGGTCCTCGCCGCCATCCCCACCGGTCCACTGGTGTTCGGACCCGCGGCCCTGGTGGTCCCCGTGCTGGCCGGGCTGCTGGCCGGGTGGTGGTTTGTGCGCGAGGGCGAGGACCACTTCGACGAATGGCTCTCGATCAAGGTCCGGGCGAGATGGTTCTCCGCGCCCGTCTCGGCGATCGTCCTCGGCGCGCTCGTCGGGATGGTCGCAGGCGCGCTCGCGGGGGTGCTCGCGTGGCTCACGAGCGGGTCCGTAGGTGTGGGGCGCTTCACCGAGCTCGGCGTGAACCCGCTGTGGATGGCCGCGTGGGTCGGCGCCGAGGCCGCCGTCGGCGCGTGCCTCGGGTACGCCGTCGGCCCGTGGCTCGAGCGCTCCCGCAGCACCGAGGCGGCCCAGCGAGATCGGGTCGCGTGA
- the purN gene encoding phosphoribosylglycinamide formyltransferase, translating into MRIVVLVSGTGSNLQAVIDAVKGGELDVEIAAVGADREGTYGVERSDEAGIETFVVNFNSFPTRAEWDAALADKVASYTPDVVVSSGFMRIVSADFISRFGGRYLNTHPALLPAFPGAHGVRDAIDYGVKVTGCTVHWADAGVDTGPIVAQEAVAVADGEDEDALHERIKVVERRLLIDVLRRLAAGELKAPAVADSAL; encoded by the coding sequence ATGCGCATCGTGGTCCTCGTCTCCGGCACCGGCTCCAACCTCCAAGCGGTCATCGACGCCGTCAAGGGTGGCGAGCTCGACGTGGAGATCGCCGCCGTCGGCGCCGACCGCGAGGGCACCTACGGCGTCGAGCGCTCCGACGAGGCCGGCATCGAGACCTTCGTCGTCAACTTCAACTCCTTCCCCACGCGCGCCGAGTGGGACGCCGCGCTCGCGGACAAGGTCGCCTCATACACCCCGGATGTCGTCGTCTCGAGTGGCTTCATGCGGATCGTGAGCGCGGACTTCATCAGCCGGTTCGGCGGCCGCTACCTCAACACGCACCCCGCGCTCCTGCCCGCCTTCCCGGGCGCGCACGGGGTCCGGGATGCGATCGACTACGGCGTCAAGGTCACCGGCTGCACGGTCCACTGGGCGGACGCCGGCGTGGACACGGGTCCCATCGTCGCCCAGGAGGCCGTCGCGGTCGCGGACGGCGAGGACGAGGACGCCCTGCACGAGCGCATCAAGGTGGTGGAGCGCCGCCTCCTCATCGACGTGCTGCGGCGGCTCGCGGCCGGGGAGCTGAAGGCGCCCGCGGTCGCGGACTCAGCTCTCTGA
- a CDS encoding SRPBCC family protein, with the protein MSTVQEAIDVMVPVSTAYNQWTQFESFPEFMGGVESVVQQDDTHLRWTTKVAGHQREFDTVITEQHPDKRVAWKSVDGVDHAGVVSFEPLSDRETRVKVEFQWAPDSAMEKVGAAFGADNAQVKKDLKKFKEFVESNGATGAWRGHVDSGPQTGDTF; encoded by the coding sequence ATGTCCACCGTGCAGGAAGCCATCGACGTCATGGTGCCAGTGTCCACGGCCTACAACCAGTGGACCCAGTTCGAGTCGTTCCCCGAATTCATGGGCGGAGTCGAATCCGTTGTCCAGCAGGACGACACGCATCTCCGCTGGACCACCAAGGTGGCCGGCCACCAACGGGAGTTCGACACGGTCATCACCGAGCAGCACCCCGACAAGCGCGTCGCGTGGAAGAGCGTCGACGGCGTCGATCACGCCGGCGTGGTGTCCTTCGAGCCGCTCAGCGACCGGGAGACCCGGGTGAAGGTCGAGTTCCAATGGGCGCCTGACTCAGCCATGGAGAAGGTGGGTGCCGCCTTCGGCGCCGACAACGCCCAGGTGAAGAAGGACCTGAAGAAGTTCAAGGAGTTCGTCGAGTCGAACGGCGCCACGGGAGCGTGGCGCGGCCATGTGGACTCCGGTCCGCAGACCGGCGACACCTTCTGA
- a CDS encoding DoxX family membrane protein, whose protein sequence is MGFKLSHAVLRLVTGAYMVNSGVGKLSLDEEHAEKLQAMTSNAFPQAKQLPAATFGKVLAGTEIGLGAALLAPFVPTRLAALALTAFSGGLLATYLKTPGLTQPDGIRPTPAGVAMAKDSWLAAIGVALLVDRSHRRPAKETKAAKALKAK, encoded by the coding sequence ATGGGATTCAAGCTCAGCCACGCCGTCCTGCGTCTCGTCACCGGCGCGTACATGGTCAACTCGGGGGTCGGCAAGCTCTCGCTCGACGAGGAGCATGCCGAGAAGCTCCAGGCCATGACCTCGAACGCGTTCCCGCAGGCAAAGCAGTTGCCCGCCGCGACGTTCGGCAAGGTCCTCGCCGGCACCGAGATCGGCCTCGGCGCCGCCTTGCTCGCGCCGTTCGTCCCGACCAGGCTGGCCGCCCTGGCGCTCACGGCCTTCTCGGGCGGCCTCCTCGCGACCTATCTCAAGACGCCGGGCCTCACCCAGCCGGACGGCATCCGCCCCACCCCCGCGGGCGTGGCCATGGCCAAGGACTCCTGGCTCGCCGCCATCGGCGTTGCCCTGCTTGTGGACCGCAGCCACCGGCGGCCCGCCAAGGAAACCAAGGCAGCCAAGGCGCTCAAGGCCAAGTAG
- the purH gene encoding bifunctional phosphoribosylaminoimidazolecarboxamide formyltransferase/IMP cyclohydrolase: protein MSPETAASASRSIELDRVPIRRALISVYDKTGLEELAIGLNEAGVRIVSTGSTAKRIAAAGVPVQEVEEVTGSPEMLDGRVKTLHPRVHGGILADRRVPAHVQTLEDMQIEPFDLVVVNLYPFVETVRSGAAMDDVVEQIDIGGPAMVRSAAKNHAAVAIVVDPGTYGDVIAAAKAGGFDLKSRQRLAAKAFAHTAAYDTAVATWTASQFKDEDGDGVVNWPAYAGLALERSEVLRYGENPHQQAALYVDKAAPAGIAQADQLHGKAMSYNNYVDADAALRAAFDFDEPAVAIIKHANPCGIAVASPDAEDPIADAHRKAHACDPVSAYGGVVAANRTVSKGMAETLSGIFTEVVIAPDFAPEAVEILSKKKNIRLLALPEGYGRYPTEIKQISGGVLVQVTDTFAADGDAPSAWTLAAGEAADDATLADLAFAWRASRAAKSNAILLAHDGASVGIGMGQVNRVDSCRLAVERANTLGVEVASEVDSAGGAQGAEGGAAVAPERARGAVAASDAFFPFADGLQILIDAGVKAVVQPGGSVRDDEVVAAAKAAGITMYFTGARHFFH, encoded by the coding sequence GTGAGCCCTGAGACCGCTGCGTCTGCCTCCCGTTCCATCGAGCTGGACCGCGTCCCCATCCGCCGGGCCCTCATCTCGGTCTACGACAAGACGGGCCTCGAGGAGCTCGCCATCGGTCTGAACGAGGCTGGGGTACGGATCGTCTCGACGGGCTCGACCGCGAAGCGCATCGCCGCGGCGGGCGTGCCGGTCCAGGAGGTCGAGGAGGTCACGGGCTCCCCGGAGATGCTGGACGGCCGCGTCAAGACCCTCCACCCGCGCGTCCACGGCGGAATCCTCGCGGACCGCCGCGTCCCGGCGCACGTGCAGACGCTCGAGGACATGCAGATCGAGCCGTTCGACCTGGTCGTGGTGAACCTGTACCCGTTCGTCGAGACCGTCCGCTCCGGTGCGGCGATGGACGACGTCGTCGAGCAGATCGACATCGGCGGCCCGGCGATGGTTCGCTCGGCCGCGAAGAACCACGCCGCCGTCGCGATCGTCGTGGACCCCGGAACCTACGGCGATGTCATTGCCGCGGCGAAGGCCGGCGGATTCGACCTCAAGTCCCGTCAGCGCCTCGCGGCCAAGGCGTTCGCGCACACCGCGGCCTACGACACCGCGGTGGCCACGTGGACCGCGAGCCAGTTCAAGGACGAGGACGGCGATGGTGTGGTCAACTGGCCCGCCTATGCCGGCCTCGCGCTCGAGCGCTCCGAGGTTCTCCGCTACGGCGAGAACCCGCACCAGCAGGCGGCCCTGTACGTCGACAAGGCAGCCCCGGCGGGCATCGCCCAGGCAGACCAGCTGCACGGCAAGGCCATGAGCTACAACAACTACGTCGACGCCGACGCCGCCCTGCGGGCCGCCTTCGACTTCGACGAGCCCGCCGTGGCCATCATCAAGCACGCCAACCCGTGCGGAATCGCCGTCGCCTCCCCGGACGCCGAGGACCCCATCGCCGACGCACACCGCAAGGCCCACGCATGCGACCCGGTCTCGGCCTACGGCGGCGTCGTCGCGGCGAACCGCACGGTGAGCAAGGGCATGGCCGAGACGCTCTCAGGGATCTTCACCGAGGTGGTCATCGCCCCGGACTTCGCCCCCGAGGCCGTGGAGATCCTCTCCAAGAAGAAGAACATCCGCCTCCTCGCCCTCCCGGAGGGCTATGGCCGCTATCCCACGGAGATCAAGCAGATTTCCGGCGGCGTGCTCGTCCAGGTCACCGATACCTTCGCGGCCGACGGCGATGCCCCCTCCGCCTGGACCCTCGCCGCCGGCGAGGCTGCCGACGACGCGACCCTCGCCGACCTCGCCTTCGCGTGGCGCGCCTCCCGCGCCGCCAAGTCCAACGCGATCCTCCTCGCACACGACGGCGCCTCCGTGGGCATCGGCATGGGCCAGGTCAACCGGGTCGATTCGTGCCGGCTCGCGGTGGAGCGGGCCAACACCCTCGGTGTCGAGGTTGCGTCTGAGGTCGACTCGGCAGGCGGCGCACAGGGCGCCGAGGGCGGCGCCGCGGTGGCTCCCGAGCGCGCGAGGGGCGCGGTCGCGGCGTCGGACGCGTTCTTCCCCTTCGCGGACGGTCTGCAGATCCTCATCGACGCCGGCGTGAAGGCCGTCGTCCAGCCCGGCGGGTCGGTGCGCGACGACGAGGTCGTCGCTGCCGCCAAGGCCGCCGGGATCACGATGTACTTCACGGGGGCGCGGCACTTCTTCCACTGA
- a CDS encoding AfsR/SARP family transcriptional regulator: MSWELHLLGCWQLRWRGTSQSVGARQQRLIASLALLGPRSRSYLAGLLWPESTEQQAASSLRVTVFKIRHQLPGLLAEDAEPLRLSDDVYVDLDRLRDGADAALAGTEPTLGLTELLYSAELLPGWYDDWLLFEQERLRQLRIAALEALARRHLGEDRPEAAVAAAMSAAAIEPLRESAQALVIRGQVRAGNEAGARRTYEDFRRRLAEEMGLEPSTRLAQLVTAEPLENAGARAVVHAAGRQRQPQKETQ, translated from the coding sequence ATGTCGTGGGAACTTCATCTCTTGGGCTGCTGGCAATTACGCTGGCGCGGGACGTCACAGTCCGTCGGCGCCCGCCAGCAGCGGCTGATCGCTTCTCTTGCGCTGCTCGGCCCGCGCTCCCGGAGCTACCTCGCCGGCCTCCTCTGGCCCGAGAGCACGGAGCAGCAGGCAGCGAGCAGCCTCCGCGTCACGGTCTTCAAGATCCGCCACCAGCTCCCCGGCCTCCTCGCCGAGGATGCGGAGCCGCTGCGGCTCTCCGACGACGTCTACGTTGACCTCGATCGCCTGCGCGACGGCGCCGACGCGGCCCTCGCGGGTACCGAGCCGACGCTCGGCCTCACCGAGCTCCTGTACTCCGCCGAACTCCTTCCGGGCTGGTACGACGATTGGCTCCTGTTCGAGCAGGAGCGCCTCCGGCAGCTGCGCATCGCCGCCCTCGAGGCCCTTGCCCGACGCCACCTCGGCGAGGATCGGCCTGAGGCGGCCGTGGCCGCCGCGATGAGCGCGGCGGCGATCGAGCCGCTGCGCGAATCGGCGCAGGCCCTGGTGATCCGCGGCCAAGTGCGGGCAGGCAATGAGGCCGGCGCACGGCGGACCTACGAGGATTTCCGCCGTCGCCTCGCGGAGGAAATGGGCCTTGAGCCCTCCACCCGTCTCGCGCAGCTGGTCACGGCCGAGCCGCTCGAGAATGCAGGAGCCCGAGCCGTCGTCCACGCGGCGGGGAGGCAACGCCAGCCCCAGAAGGAGACCCAGTGA
- a CDS encoding NADP-dependent isocitrate dehydrogenase, whose translation MATIIYTHTDEAPMLATYSFLPIVKAYASAAGIEVETRDISLAGRIIAVFGDYLTPEQQQADALAELGALAKTPEANIVKLPNISASIPQLKAAIAELQSLGYALPDYPDNPSSDEETDIRSRYDKIKGSAVNPVLREGNSDRRAPLSVKNYARKNPHSMGAWSADSKTNVATMDADDFRSNEKSVVLPADDSLTIQLVLADGTVKELKKGIKVLAGEVVDGTFMNAAALDDFLRAQVARAKEEGVLFSAHLKATMMKVSDPVIFGHVVTAYFSELFETYGKQLAAAGLSPNNGLSSILAGLDALPEDVREGVKGLVQKGLSDGPALAMVDSDKGITNLNVPSDVIVDASMPAMIRIGGHMWGPDGKEHDTLAVLPDSSYAGVYQAVIEDCREHGALDPTTMGTVPNVGLMAQAAEEYGSHDKTFEIPADGTVQLVNQGGDVLIEHAVKAGDIWRACQTKDVPVRDWVKLAVNRARATDTPAVFWLDETRAHDRNLIAKVNEYLGEHNTDGLTIKILAPAEATAYTLERLRKGEDTISVTGNVLRDYLTDLFPILELGTSAKMLSVVPLIAGGGLFETGAGGSAPKHVQQLIQEDYLRWDSLGEFFALVPSFELYAEQANLPAAKVLADTLDRATGTFLEENKSPGRKLGTIDNRGSHYFLAQYWAQELAKQTDDAALAAAFAPVAEALTSQEEAIVSELLAVQGHPVDLGGYYRPDEAKATAAMRPSPTLNAIVDGMGK comes from the coding sequence ATGGCCACCATCATCTACACGCACACGGACGAGGCGCCGATGCTGGCGACCTACTCGTTCCTGCCGATCGTCAAGGCATACGCCTCCGCGGCGGGCATCGAGGTCGAGACGCGTGACATCTCCTTGGCGGGGCGCATCATCGCGGTGTTCGGCGACTACCTCACCCCGGAGCAGCAGCAGGCCGACGCGCTCGCCGAGCTGGGGGCCCTGGCGAAGACGCCTGAGGCCAACATCGTCAAGCTCCCCAACATCTCCGCCTCGATCCCGCAGCTCAAGGCAGCCATCGCTGAGCTCCAGTCCTTGGGCTACGCCCTCCCTGACTACCCGGACAACCCCTCCTCGGATGAGGAGACGGACATCCGCTCGCGCTACGACAAGATCAAGGGCTCCGCCGTCAATCCCGTGCTCCGCGAGGGCAACTCCGACCGGCGCGCGCCGCTCTCCGTGAAGAACTACGCCCGCAAGAACCCGCACTCGATGGGTGCCTGGAGCGCCGACTCGAAGACGAACGTCGCGACGATGGATGCGGATGACTTCCGCTCGAACGAGAAGTCCGTGGTCCTGCCCGCGGACGACTCCCTGACGATCCAGCTCGTCCTCGCGGACGGCACCGTCAAGGAGCTCAAGAAGGGCATCAAGGTCCTTGCGGGCGAGGTCGTGGACGGCACGTTCATGAACGCTGCCGCGCTGGACGACTTCCTGAGGGCCCAGGTGGCCCGCGCCAAGGAGGAGGGCGTCCTCTTCTCGGCGCATCTCAAGGCCACCATGATGAAGGTCTCGGACCCGGTCATCTTCGGCCACGTGGTCACGGCATACTTCTCCGAGCTCTTCGAGACCTACGGCAAGCAGCTTGCCGCGGCCGGCCTGAGCCCCAACAACGGCCTCTCCTCGATCCTCGCGGGCCTCGACGCCCTGCCCGAGGATGTGCGCGAGGGCGTCAAGGGCCTGGTCCAGAAGGGCCTCTCCGACGGCCCGGCCCTCGCAATGGTCGACTCGGACAAGGGCATCACAAACCTCAACGTGCCCTCCGACGTGATCGTGGATGCCTCCATGCCCGCCATGATCCGGATCGGCGGCCACATGTGGGGCCCCGACGGCAAGGAGCATGACACGCTTGCCGTCCTCCCGGACTCCTCCTACGCCGGCGTCTACCAGGCCGTGATCGAGGACTGCCGCGAGCACGGTGCGCTCGACCCCACCACGATGGGCACCGTTCCGAACGTGGGCCTCATGGCTCAGGCCGCCGAGGAGTACGGCAGCCACGACAAGACATTCGAGATCCCCGCCGACGGCACCGTCCAGCTGGTCAACCAGGGCGGCGACGTGCTGATCGAGCACGCCGTGAAGGCGGGCGACATCTGGCGCGCGTGCCAGACCAAGGATGTGCCGGTCCGCGACTGGGTCAAGCTCGCCGTGAACCGGGCCCGCGCCACGGACACTCCGGCGGTGTTCTGGCTCGACGAGACCCGCGCGCACGACCGCAACCTCATCGCCAAGGTGAACGAGTACCTCGGCGAGCACAACACCGACGGTCTCACGATCAAGATCCTCGCCCCGGCGGAGGCCACGGCATATACGCTCGAGCGGCTCCGCAAGGGCGAGGACACCATCTCGGTGACCGGCAACGTGCTGCGCGACTACCTCACGGACCTCTTCCCGATCCTCGAGCTCGGCACGAGCGCCAAGATGCTCTCGGTCGTCCCCCTCATCGCGGGCGGCGGCCTGTTCGAGACGGGCGCCGGAGGCTCGGCCCCGAAGCACGTACAGCAGCTCATCCAGGAGGACTACCTCCGCTGGGACAGCCTCGGCGAGTTCTTCGCCCTCGTGCCCTCGTTCGAGCTCTACGCCGAGCAGGCCAACCTGCCCGCCGCGAAGGTTCTGGCCGACACGCTGGACCGCGCTACCGGCACCTTCCTCGAGGAGAACAAGTCCCCGGGCCGCAAGCTCGGGACGATCGACAACCGCGGCTCGCACTACTTCCTCGCCCAGTACTGGGCGCAGGAGCTTGCGAAGCAGACGGACGACGCCGCTCTGGCCGCCGCGTTCGCGCCGGTCGCCGAGGCGCTGACCTCGCAGGAAGAGGCCATCGTCTCCGAGCTCCTCGCCGTCCAGGGCCACCCGGTGGACCTCGGCGGGTACTACCGCCCGGACGAGGCCAAGGCCACCGCGGCCATGCGCCCCTCCCCGACGCTCAACGCCATCGTGGACGGCATGGGCAAGTAG
- a CDS encoding DoxX family protein, producing the protein MSASRPVRSDIARTVLRVALGAVFFAHGWQKFFEYTIPGAQGAFAQMGVPAAQLAAPVSAGLELVGGALLIVGLLTRVAGVLLAVEMLSALFLVHVSAGMFVEKGGMELVLVLAAGAAAVALVGPGRLSLDAALFGRSSGKLAALAA; encoded by the coding sequence ATGTCCGCCTCGCGCCCCGTCCGCTCCGATATCGCCCGCACCGTCCTCCGCGTTGCCCTCGGCGCCGTGTTCTTCGCGCATGGCTGGCAGAAGTTCTTCGAGTACACGATCCCCGGCGCCCAGGGCGCGTTTGCCCAGATGGGCGTTCCCGCCGCCCAGCTCGCCGCCCCGGTCTCGGCTGGGCTGGAGCTCGTCGGTGGCGCGCTGCTCATCGTGGGCCTCCTGACCCGGGTGGCCGGCGTGCTGCTCGCTGTCGAGATGCTTTCGGCGCTCTTCCTTGTGCACGTCTCGGCGGGCATGTTCGTCGAGAAGGGCGGCATGGAGCTCGTCCTCGTCCTCGCCGCCGGCGCCGCAGCGGTGGCGCTCGTCGGACCGGGCCGCCTCTCCCTCGACGCAGCGCTCTTCGGCCGCAGCTCCGGCAAGCTCGCCGCCCTCGCTGCCTGA
- a CDS encoding Gfo/Idh/MocA family protein → MTRHIQRPWLSLQTNDDPLEATGRTVRWGIVATGSIARTVARDLSLLPDAVLHAVSSRYHERALAFAREFGAAHAYADQGLTPGHVQLVEDPDVDVVYVATPHGQHHMVAKAALEAGKHVLVEKAFTVNAHEAQELVDLASGRGRFLMEAVWSRFVPGMLRAFDIIESGDLGEVQWVSADLGFPAPKDPVNRIWNVAAGGGALLDLTVYPLLWAVGALGFPDSLTAVGSLNEAGVDEQNALTLSYSGGQLATLISSLVAHGPRTATVAGTEGVLTSTGSINNPTELVVRRGWDPAQVEKIDVVGRGYVYELREVVRCIQQGVTESPTMPWKHTLDTMRLFDGVRHQLGIRYPNDERG, encoded by the coding sequence ATGACGCGTCACATCCAACGCCCCTGGCTGTCGCTGCAGACCAACGACGACCCCCTCGAGGCAACCGGACGCACGGTCCGCTGGGGCATCGTGGCCACGGGCTCTATCGCGCGGACCGTGGCGCGGGACCTCTCGCTCCTGCCCGACGCCGTGCTGCACGCGGTCAGCTCGCGGTACCACGAGCGCGCGCTCGCGTTCGCCCGCGAGTTCGGCGCCGCCCACGCCTACGCGGACCAGGGCCTGACCCCCGGCCACGTGCAGCTCGTCGAGGATCCGGACGTAGACGTCGTGTACGTCGCGACGCCGCACGGCCAGCACCACATGGTCGCGAAGGCCGCGCTCGAGGCAGGCAAGCACGTCCTCGTCGAGAAGGCGTTCACGGTCAACGCGCACGAGGCGCAGGAGCTCGTCGACCTCGCCTCCGGGAGGGGCCGGTTCCTCATGGAAGCGGTGTGGAGCCGATTCGTCCCCGGGATGCTGCGCGCGTTCGACATCATCGAGTCCGGCGACCTCGGCGAGGTCCAGTGGGTCTCCGCGGATCTGGGCTTCCCGGCGCCCAAGGATCCGGTCAACCGCATTTGGAACGTCGCCGCGGGCGGCGGGGCGCTCCTCGACCTGACGGTGTACCCTCTCCTGTGGGCCGTGGGCGCCCTCGGCTTCCCGGACTCGCTCACCGCCGTCGGGAGCCTCAACGAGGCCGGCGTGGATGAGCAGAACGCGCTCACTCTTTCCTACAGCGGCGGCCAGCTCGCGACCCTCATCTCGTCCCTCGTGGCCCATGGCCCCCGGACGGCGACGGTCGCTGGCACCGAGGGCGTCCTGACGAGCACGGGCAGCATCAACAATCCGACCGAGCTCGTGGTGCGGCGCGGGTGGGACCCGGCGCAGGTCGAGAAGATCGACGTCGTGGGCCGCGGCTACGTCTATGAGCTGCGCGAGGTGGTCCGCTGCATCCAGCAGGGCGTCACCGAGAGCCCCACCATGCCGTGGAAGCATACCCTCGACACGATGCGCCTCTTCGACGGGGTCCGCCACCAGCTCGGCATCCGCTACCCCAACGACGAACGCGGCTGA